Proteins found in one Triticum aestivum cultivar Chinese Spring chromosome 4D, IWGSC CS RefSeq v2.1, whole genome shotgun sequence genomic segment:
- the LOC123095930 gene encoding SWI/SNF complex subunit SWI3D isoform X2, with the protein MEPKPQPAAHGDGAPAEAPRRRGGGGKRKASGSSFTPSKRHAKERNAAFHAPSHMLHSGPLTRAARQSPHKLSTAPADAAPAAAVPGGSGPGEGAAIRPDEVQTPAEETPLVDEGFEAVRSRGAGVHVVPTFAGWFSWKEIHQVEKQTLPSFFNGKSEKRTPEIYSGIRNSIMMKFHANPQLQLEPKDLAELSVGEVDARQEVFDFLDHWGLINFHPFPPAGLEESKPEESQSDSRNEEKASLIEKLFKFEPVQSYMIPLPNKGEGEIPVPLPTLLPDPVLVEDVIAAAEPSVEYHCNSCSVDCSGKRYHCRTQADFDLCSNCYNEEKFDGGMSKTDFILMDSTEVSGARGTSWTDEETLLLLEALEIFGGKWTEIAEHVATKTKTQCMLHFLQMQIEDRFHDGDDIHQNIHESTEQALVEKGTPEVPEKMETEEKVEGKDTKDEKPSEKTEGNHAEEKTEEGSVVENKDAKNSGGADSVTTPNVDEPKPSSDTDLAKENSVNLDTSEKNAPDDAIVISGENASNDAIDILKSAFEAVGNFPGHEGSFADAGNPVMALAAFLAGLVEDDNATTSCRSSLKAISEDSPALQLASRHCYILEDPPSDLKDIFVTVSNTNKDEDQAKGEDQAKGEDMVIDSTGTEKKDINVKEENTVSVEKQNSPSISPKDHKESDTKNVSCDDEAPTVEPKSNKAKETDDPIPLVDKASQEVVAGSTTCATNPELLKDKPSSEVEPDDDSPSQGKIELNKTEDAVAAPTAVQEDEKTHTLGNGKLEEPNSAENVPADGEMVSRVTAEHNDSLTTLKRAAATAVSAAAAKAKLLAEQEEDQIRRLAALVVEKLLQKTEAKMSLFADVEHVALRTREYTEKTRKKLLMERNAIIAARMGALPSRPNQQGAAGNRLPPGYGAPAVRPPNAMPRPSS; encoded by the exons ATGGAGCCCAAGCCCCAGCCCGCGGCCCACGGCGACGGGGCGCCGGCCGAGGCCCcccgccgccgcggcggcggcggcaagcgcaAGGCGTCGGGGTCGTCGTTCACGCCGTCCAAGCGGCACGCCAAGGAGCGCAACGCCGCCTTCCACGCGCCCTCGCACATGCTGCACAGCGGGCCGCTCACGCGCGCCGCGCGCCAGTCGCCGCACAAGCTCTCGACCGCCCCGGCGGATGCGGCCCCCGCGGCGGCCGTGCCCGGGGGATCGGGCCCGGGCGAGGGCGCCGCGATTCGGCCCGACGAGGTGCAGACGCCCGCCGAGGAAACGCCGCTGGTGGACGAGGGGTTCGAGGCCGTTCGATCCCGCGGCGCCGGCGTCCATGTGGTCCCTACCTTCGCCG GATGGTTTTCATGGAAGGAAATCCACCAAGTTGAGAAGCAAACCTTGCCTTCGTTTTTTAATGGAAAATCTGAGAAGCGGACACCAGAGATATACTCGGGGATTAGAAATTCTATCATGATGAAATTTCATGCCAATCCTCAGCTGCAGCTGGAGCCCAAAGATTTGGCTGAGCTGTCAGTTGGGGAGGTCGATGCTCGACAGGAAGTGTTTGATTTTTTGGATCACTGGGGCCTGATCAATTTCCACCCTTTTCCACCTGCTGGCCTAGAAGAGAGTAAGCCAGAGGAGAGCCAAAGCGATTCTCGCAATGAGGAGAAAGCTTCTCTCATTGAGAAGCTGTTTAAATTTGAACCGGTTCAGTCATACATGATTCCTTTACCAAATAAAGGGGAGGGGGAAATTCCAGTGCCTCTGCCTACCTTGCTTCCTGATCCTGTTCTAGTGGAAGATGTAATTGCAGCAGCTGAGCCTTCCGTTGAGTACCATTGCAACTCTTGTTCAGTTGATTGCTCAGGCAAGCGCTATCATTGCCGGACCCAG GCAGATTTTGACCTGTGTTCTAACTGCTACAACGAAGAAAAATTCGATGGAGGCATGTCCAAAACAGATTTCATCCTCATGGATTCCACAGAAGTTTCTGGTGCTCGTGGTACTAGCTGGACTGATGAGGAGACATTGCTTCTCTTAGAAGCTCTGGAAATTTTTGGTGGAAAATGGACTGAGATTGCCGAACATGTTgctacaaaaacaaaaacacagtGTATGTTACACTTTCTGCAAATGCAAATTGAGGATCGCTTCCATGATGGTGATGATATTCACCAAAATATCCATGAAAGCACAGAGCAAGCCTTGGTGGAAAAAGGCACCCCTGAAGTACCTGAGAAAATGGAAACTGAAGAGAAAGTTGAAGGAAAAGATACCAAGGATGAGAAGCCTTCAGAGAAAACGGAAGGCAATCAcgcagaagaaaaaacagaagaaggaAGTGTTGTTGAAAATAAAGATGCCAAAAATTCAGGTGGTGCAGATTCAGTCACAACACCAAACGTTGATGAGCCAAAACCATCTTCTGATACTGACCTAGCAAAGGAAAATTCTGTTAATCTTGATACTTCTGAGAAAAATGCGCCAGATGATGCTATTGTTATTTCTGGTGAAAATGCATCAAATGATGCTATTGATATCCTAAAATCTGCGTTCGAGGCTGTTGGTAACTTCCCTGGACATGAAGGTTCGTTTGCTGATGCAGGGAATCCTGTTATGGCACTG GCAGCATTTTTGGCTGGTCTTGTGGAAGATGACAATGCTACCACTTCTTGCCGTAGTTCACTAAAAGCTATCTCAGAGGATTCTCCTGCGCTACAATTGGCAAGTAGGCACTGTTATATTCTTGAAGATCCACCGAGTGATCTGAAAGACATTTTTGTCACTGTGAG TAATACAAATAAAGATGAGGATCAAGCAAAAGGTGAGGATCAAGCAAAAGGTGAGGATATGGTCATAGATTCAACTGGTACTGAGAAAAAGGACATCAATGTTAAGGAAGAGAATACCGTGTCTGTGGAAAAGCAAAACAGTCCATCCATTTCACCAAAAGACCACAAAGAATCAGATACTAAGAATGTATCTTGCGATGATGAAGCACCCACAGTGGAGCCTAAATCCAATAAAGCTAAGGAGACCGATGATCCAATTCCTCTGGTGGATAAGG CTTCTCAAGAGGTTGTTGCAGGAAGTACTACATGTGCAACTAATCCTGAGCTGTTAAAGGACAAACCAAGTTCTGAAGTGGAGCCAGATGATGATTCACCTTCACAAGGCAAGATCGAGCTTAACAAGACTGAAGATGCAGTTGCTGCCCCAACTGCCGTACAAGAAGATGAGAAAACCCATACATTGGGGAATGGCAAGCTGGAAG AACCTAACAGTGCTGAAAATGTACCTGCCGATGGAGAGATGGTCTCAAGAGTGACCGCCGAGCATAATGATTCCTTAACTACGCTAAAACGAGCCGCAGCGACTGCTGTTTCAGCAGCTGCTGCGAAGGCTAAGCTCCTTGCTGAGCAGGAAGAAGATCAAATTCGACGGCTAGCTGCACTGGTGGTCGAGAAACTG CTGCAGAAGACAGAGGCGAAGATGTCATTATTTGCAGATGTTGAGCATGTGGCCCTGCGCACAAGAGAATACACTGAAAAGACCAGAAAGAAGCTTCTGATGGAGCGGAACGCAATAATCGCAGCTCGCATGGGCGCACTGCCATCTAGGCCGAACCAGCAGGGTGCAGCTGGGAACAGATTGCCGCCCGGATATGGCGCCCCTGCAGTAAGACCGCCGAACGCAATGCCCCGGCCGAGCAGCTGA
- the LOC123095930 gene encoding SWI/SNF complex subunit SWI3D isoform X1: MEPKPQPAAHGDGAPAEAPRRRGGGGKRKASGSSFTPSKRHAKERNAAFHAPSHMLHSGPLTRAARQSPHKLSTAPADAAPAAAVPGGSGPGEGAAIRPDEVQTPAEETPLVDEGFEAVRSRGAGVHVVPTFAGWFSWKEIHQVEKQTLPSFFNGKSEKRTPEIYSGIRNSIMMKFHANPQLQLEPKDLAELSVGEVDARQEVFDFLDHWGLINFHPFPPAGLEESKPEESQSDSRNEEKASLIEKLFKFEPVQSYMIPLPNKGEGEIPVPLPTLLPDPVLVEDVIAAAEPSVEYHCNSCSVDCSGKRYHCRTQADFDLCSNCYNEEKFDGGMSKTDFILMDSTEVSGARGTSWTDEETLLLLEALEIFGGKWTEIAEHVATKTKTQCMLHFLQMQIEDRFHDGDDIHQNIHESTEQALVEKGTPEVPEKMETEEKVEGKDTKDEKPSEKTEGNHAEEKTEEGSVVENKDAKNSGGADSVTTPNVDEPKPSSDTDLAKENSVNLDTSEKNAPDDAIVISGENASNDAIDILKSAFEAVGNFPGHEGSFADAGNPVMALAAFLAGLVEDDNATTSCRSSLKAISEDSPALQLASRHCYILEDPPSDLKDIFVTVSNTNKDEDQAKGEDQAKGEDMVIDSTGTEKKDINVKEENTVSVEKQNSPSISPKDHKESDTKNVSCDDEAPTVEPKSNKAKETDDPIPLVDKGASNDTKVPSSSTKDSVAPENNANGCGLSASQEVVAGSTTCATNPELLKDKPSSEVEPDDDSPSQGKIELNKTEDAVAAPTAVQEDEKTHTLGNGKLEEPNSAENVPADGEMVSRVTAEHNDSLTTLKRAAATAVSAAAAKAKLLAEQEEDQIRRLAALVVEKLLQKTEAKMSLFADVEHVALRTREYTEKTRKKLLMERNAIIAARMGALPSRPNQQGAAGNRLPPGYGAPAVRPPNAMPRPSS; this comes from the exons ATGGAGCCCAAGCCCCAGCCCGCGGCCCACGGCGACGGGGCGCCGGCCGAGGCCCcccgccgccgcggcggcggcggcaagcgcaAGGCGTCGGGGTCGTCGTTCACGCCGTCCAAGCGGCACGCCAAGGAGCGCAACGCCGCCTTCCACGCGCCCTCGCACATGCTGCACAGCGGGCCGCTCACGCGCGCCGCGCGCCAGTCGCCGCACAAGCTCTCGACCGCCCCGGCGGATGCGGCCCCCGCGGCGGCCGTGCCCGGGGGATCGGGCCCGGGCGAGGGCGCCGCGATTCGGCCCGACGAGGTGCAGACGCCCGCCGAGGAAACGCCGCTGGTGGACGAGGGGTTCGAGGCCGTTCGATCCCGCGGCGCCGGCGTCCATGTGGTCCCTACCTTCGCCG GATGGTTTTCATGGAAGGAAATCCACCAAGTTGAGAAGCAAACCTTGCCTTCGTTTTTTAATGGAAAATCTGAGAAGCGGACACCAGAGATATACTCGGGGATTAGAAATTCTATCATGATGAAATTTCATGCCAATCCTCAGCTGCAGCTGGAGCCCAAAGATTTGGCTGAGCTGTCAGTTGGGGAGGTCGATGCTCGACAGGAAGTGTTTGATTTTTTGGATCACTGGGGCCTGATCAATTTCCACCCTTTTCCACCTGCTGGCCTAGAAGAGAGTAAGCCAGAGGAGAGCCAAAGCGATTCTCGCAATGAGGAGAAAGCTTCTCTCATTGAGAAGCTGTTTAAATTTGAACCGGTTCAGTCATACATGATTCCTTTACCAAATAAAGGGGAGGGGGAAATTCCAGTGCCTCTGCCTACCTTGCTTCCTGATCCTGTTCTAGTGGAAGATGTAATTGCAGCAGCTGAGCCTTCCGTTGAGTACCATTGCAACTCTTGTTCAGTTGATTGCTCAGGCAAGCGCTATCATTGCCGGACCCAG GCAGATTTTGACCTGTGTTCTAACTGCTACAACGAAGAAAAATTCGATGGAGGCATGTCCAAAACAGATTTCATCCTCATGGATTCCACAGAAGTTTCTGGTGCTCGTGGTACTAGCTGGACTGATGAGGAGACATTGCTTCTCTTAGAAGCTCTGGAAATTTTTGGTGGAAAATGGACTGAGATTGCCGAACATGTTgctacaaaaacaaaaacacagtGTATGTTACACTTTCTGCAAATGCAAATTGAGGATCGCTTCCATGATGGTGATGATATTCACCAAAATATCCATGAAAGCACAGAGCAAGCCTTGGTGGAAAAAGGCACCCCTGAAGTACCTGAGAAAATGGAAACTGAAGAGAAAGTTGAAGGAAAAGATACCAAGGATGAGAAGCCTTCAGAGAAAACGGAAGGCAATCAcgcagaagaaaaaacagaagaaggaAGTGTTGTTGAAAATAAAGATGCCAAAAATTCAGGTGGTGCAGATTCAGTCACAACACCAAACGTTGATGAGCCAAAACCATCTTCTGATACTGACCTAGCAAAGGAAAATTCTGTTAATCTTGATACTTCTGAGAAAAATGCGCCAGATGATGCTATTGTTATTTCTGGTGAAAATGCATCAAATGATGCTATTGATATCCTAAAATCTGCGTTCGAGGCTGTTGGTAACTTCCCTGGACATGAAGGTTCGTTTGCTGATGCAGGGAATCCTGTTATGGCACTG GCAGCATTTTTGGCTGGTCTTGTGGAAGATGACAATGCTACCACTTCTTGCCGTAGTTCACTAAAAGCTATCTCAGAGGATTCTCCTGCGCTACAATTGGCAAGTAGGCACTGTTATATTCTTGAAGATCCACCGAGTGATCTGAAAGACATTTTTGTCACTGTGAG TAATACAAATAAAGATGAGGATCAAGCAAAAGGTGAGGATCAAGCAAAAGGTGAGGATATGGTCATAGATTCAACTGGTACTGAGAAAAAGGACATCAATGTTAAGGAAGAGAATACCGTGTCTGTGGAAAAGCAAAACAGTCCATCCATTTCACCAAAAGACCACAAAGAATCAGATACTAAGAATGTATCTTGCGATGATGAAGCACCCACAGTGGAGCCTAAATCCAATAAAGCTAAGGAGACCGATGATCCAATTCCTCTGGTGGATAAGGGTGCGTCCAACGACACAAAAGTTCCATCAAGTTCTACCAAAGATTCAGTTGCTCCAGAAAATAATGCAAATGGATGTGGTTTGTCAGCTTCTCAAGAGGTTGTTGCAGGAAGTACTACATGTGCAACTAATCCTGAGCTGTTAAAGGACAAACCAAGTTCTGAAGTGGAGCCAGATGATGATTCACCTTCACAAGGCAAGATCGAGCTTAACAAGACTGAAGATGCAGTTGCTGCCCCAACTGCCGTACAAGAAGATGAGAAAACCCATACATTGGGGAATGGCAAGCTGGAAG AACCTAACAGTGCTGAAAATGTACCTGCCGATGGAGAGATGGTCTCAAGAGTGACCGCCGAGCATAATGATTCCTTAACTACGCTAAAACGAGCCGCAGCGACTGCTGTTTCAGCAGCTGCTGCGAAGGCTAAGCTCCTTGCTGAGCAGGAAGAAGATCAAATTCGACGGCTAGCTGCACTGGTGGTCGAGAAACTG CTGCAGAAGACAGAGGCGAAGATGTCATTATTTGCAGATGTTGAGCATGTGGCCCTGCGCACAAGAGAATACACTGAAAAGACCAGAAAGAAGCTTCTGATGGAGCGGAACGCAATAATCGCAGCTCGCATGGGCGCACTGCCATCTAGGCCGAACCAGCAGGGTGCAGCTGGGAACAGATTGCCGCCCGGATATGGCGCCCCTGCAGTAAGACCGCCGAACGCAATGCCCCGGCCGAGCAGCTGA